Proteins encoded together in one Amblyomma americanum isolate KBUSLIRL-KWMA chromosome 1, ASM5285725v1, whole genome shotgun sequence window:
- the LOC144114142 gene encoding serine/threonine-protein kinase H2-like, producing the protein MVMELATGGSLQDKLEVRAPFVETDAARVIHMLTCGLAHLHGLGIAHRNLEPENVLYEHPGAGAKVLITEFGLASAPTAGREACMHTVCEGKLRYMAPEMVSRRPYTHAVDMWALGVITHVLLTGVLPFDAHSDAAVVQLIMGAQLSVAPEAWEHVSEHAQSVVDQLLQHNASHRPSAAQLLEHPWFAAATTARMMSAPPQTRSDP; encoded by the exons ATGGTTATGGAACTGGCGACTGGTGGCAGCCTGCAGGACAAACTAGAAGTGCGCGCTCCGTTCGTCGAAACTGACGCGGCTCGCGTCATTCACATGCTGACCTGTGGCCTAGCGCACCTGCACGGCCTGGGAATTGCGCATCGGAATCTAGAGCCAGAAAATGTGTTGTACGAGCATCCGGGCGCTGGAGCCAAGGTGCTGATAACAGAATTTGGCCTGGCCAGTGCTCCCACGGCGGGCCGAGAGGCGTGCATGCACACCGTGTGCGAAGGGAAGCTCCGCTACATGGCCCCCGAGATGGTCTCACGACGGCCCTACACCCATGCCGTGGACATGTGGGCGCTGGGGGTGATCACGCACGTCCTGCTCACCGGTGTGTTGCCATTCGACGCGCACAGCGACGCCGCCGTGGTGCAGCTGATCATGGGCGCCCAGCTTTCCGTCGCGCCGGAG GCCTGGGAGCACGTCTCGGAGCATGCCCAGAGCGTGGTTGACCAGCTGCTGCAGCACAACGCCTCGCACCGACCGAGCGCAGCCCAGCTGTTGGAGCATCCCTGGTTTGCAGCGGCAACGACCGCCCGGATGATGTCCGCGCCGCCTCAG